One Paraglaciecola mesophila genomic region harbors:
- a CDS encoding O-antigen ligase family protein, protein MILSKTPLYYLMGLFAGLFICNQTIKTVFRFDLIYLYFFVLVFISSLIYIGKLIKGDGKLSKQVFISISFFSSILIYACVSTYYIESPNYTNLFEILACFILFFSARCVNKDSLKVIVFVVLLFSVIQSSMLILNRSYLYSSGINYLLMSFVVALSTCICVPGVLLAKSIKIKILFIVIALINWVGLLSMQSRAAFIFAFFYLIISPLFLLTNKSKAIYIATLSLLGMLIFSYFYKEIIEFYQNSAVYARMFDLISNFENEPRLDVYGRVYNSLGEFYLTGYGLGETTPNLYKYTKDKYPHNFILEFWTEFGFLGLFFSLWLLFIGVKSCFFLNFNKYYNAVAVTMYLFFLMNFMKSFTIYDSAILFFLTGVICTNIRTSSSSASIYLKESAA, encoded by the coding sequence ATGATCCTGTCTAAAACTCCATTATATTACTTGATGGGCCTTTTTGCTGGCTTATTTATATGTAATCAAACTATAAAAACAGTCTTTAGGTTTGATCTCATCTACTTATATTTTTTTGTGCTAGTTTTTATCTCATCGCTTATATATATAGGAAAATTAATTAAAGGTGACGGAAAACTTAGTAAGCAAGTTTTTATATCTATTAGTTTTTTTTCTTCTATATTAATTTATGCATGTGTTTCTACTTATTACATTGAATCACCAAATTATACAAATTTATTTGAAATTCTCGCTTGCTTTATTCTTTTTTTTAGCGCGAGGTGTGTTAATAAAGATTCGCTTAAAGTTATTGTTTTTGTTGTCTTGTTATTTTCAGTTATTCAATCTTCAATGCTTATTTTAAATCGGTCTTATCTTTATAGTTCCGGTATTAATTATTTGCTTATGAGCTTTGTTGTAGCTCTTTCCACTTGCATCTGTGTTCCAGGAGTATTGCTAGCTAAGAGTATTAAAATTAAAATTCTTTTTATCGTAATAGCATTAATCAACTGGGTTGGACTATTATCGATGCAGTCACGGGCTGCTTTTATATTCGCTTTTTTTTACTTAATTATCTCCCCTTTATTTTTGTTGACGAACAAATCTAAAGCTATATACATTGCCACTTTATCTTTGCTTGGAATGTTAATTTTTTCCTACTTTTACAAAGAAATTATTGAGTTTTATCAAAATTCTGCTGTGTATGCTAGGATGTTCGATTTAATCTCAAATTTTGAAAATGAACCTAGGTTAGACGTCTACGGCCGTGTTTACAATTCGCTTGGAGAGTTTTATTTAACTGGGTATGGCCTCGGAGAGACTACGCCTAATCTTTATAAATATACTAAAGATAAGTACCCACATAACTTTATACTTGAATTTTGGACTGAGTTCGGATTTTTGGGGCTGTTTTTCTCTCTATGGCTTTTGTTTATAGGTGTCAAAAGTTGCTTTTTCCTGAATTTTAATAAATATTATAATGCTGTCGCAGTCACAATGTATTTGTTCTTTTTAATGAATTTTATGAAATCTTTTACAATTTATGATTCAGCAATATTGTTTTTTTTGACAGGGGTTATATGTACAAATATTAGAACTTCCTCTTCCTCTGCTAGTATATACTTAAAAGAGAGCGCTGCGTGA
- a CDS encoding glycosyltransferase family 2 protein yields the protein MLIRALRSINEQTVIPKQVVVIDDNSDLPLDKNFFDIFSNLQVDYIYNVQSIGGSATRNLGLKKANTNYVSFLDDDDAWSPDYLRNVKLVADSIGDRPAGFYSSKTFVLSNSLQHVLKKNIANRHVVLEDLLCGNIIGGTSSVTLNRLALERVNGFDENLPALQDYDFWLALALAGVSFYPSENSHMIYTINVNHGQISSNFNNHIRASQIIKSKLLGRIPTKSCAKLHASLDYSVAKAVHRRNYIKSLPMIFRMLVKHRRAKGVLLLIPYHAMNFFGIYST from the coding sequence ATGTTGATTAGGGCACTGAGGTCCATTAACGAACAAACCGTCATTCCAAAGCAAGTTGTTGTTATCGACGATAATTCCGATTTACCTCTAGACAAAAATTTCTTTGATATCTTTTCTAACCTACAGGTCGATTATATTTATAATGTTCAAAGCATAGGTGGGTCGGCAACCAGAAACTTAGGCCTGAAAAAAGCTAATACTAATTACGTATCTTTTTTGGATGATGATGACGCGTGGAGCCCAGATTATTTGAGGAATGTGAAGTTAGTTGCTGATTCTATTGGCGACAGACCTGCAGGATTTTATTCATCAAAAACATTTGTTTTATCAAATTCGTTACAACATGTCCTCAAGAAGAATATCGCGAATAGACATGTAGTTTTAGAAGATTTACTGTGTGGAAATATCATTGGCGGGACATCTTCTGTAACATTAAATAGGCTAGCACTAGAGAGAGTTAATGGGTTTGATGAGAATTTACCCGCTCTACAGGATTACGATTTTTGGTTGGCTCTAGCTTTAGCAGGTGTTAGTTTCTACCCAAGCGAGAATTCCCATATGATCTACACTATTAACGTAAACCATGGTCAAATAAGTAGTAACTTTAATAATCACATTCGAGCCTCTCAAATTATTAAAAGCAAATTATTAGGCCGTATACCGACGAAATCTTGCGCTAAATTACACGCGTCTCTTGATTATAGCGTTGCGAAAGCAGTTCATCGAAGAAATTATATAAAGTCGCTACCGATGATATTTCGTATGCTTGTTAAACATCGCAGAGCTAAAGGTGTGCTGTTGTTAATACCTTACCACGCGATGAATTTCTTTGGGATATATTCGACGTGA
- a CDS encoding glycosyltransferase gives MASKGFMDIGADVAIIMSVYINDKLPEVKLAVDSILDQSYPCDLFVIADGPIQSDIDVYFSQLIEERTCSKEGRFNFTRRAENKGLAESLNELIDTVLGNKVGYKYIGRMDADDISELNRVAMQVECLEKNTAIDVLGTGCREFSSSSSELFEKTLPKDNSILKRDIIKRCPFIHPSVMFRSAIFEDGVRYPIDTKLTEDYALWVELAARGYGFGNIPDFLIRYRFEDSVLKRRKGLAKANSEFLARLDAMEKLDCRTVRNVFFAFGIWGLRLLPTGVARIAYQILR, from the coding sequence ATGGCGTCGAAAGGCTTTATGGACATTGGTGCCGACGTGGCGATAATCATGTCAGTATACATTAATGATAAGTTACCAGAAGTTAAACTTGCCGTAGATAGCATACTTGATCAAAGCTACCCATGCGACCTTTTTGTTATAGCTGATGGCCCGATTCAAAGTGACATAGATGTTTATTTCTCCCAGTTAATAGAAGAGCGAACCTGTTCCAAAGAAGGACGGTTCAATTTTACACGTAGAGCTGAGAATAAAGGGCTTGCTGAGTCTTTGAATGAATTAATTGATACCGTTCTTGGTAATAAAGTTGGTTATAAATATATCGGGCGTATGGATGCGGATGATATTTCGGAGCTTAACAGAGTTGCAATGCAGGTAGAGTGTCTGGAAAAAAATACAGCTATTGATGTGTTAGGCACTGGATGTAGAGAATTTTCTTCGTCAAGCTCTGAACTGTTTGAAAAGACATTGCCGAAAGATAATTCAATTTTAAAGAGAGATATAATTAAGAGGTGCCCGTTTATTCATCCGTCAGTTATGTTCCGTTCCGCCATATTCGAAGATGGAGTAAGGTACCCAATCGATACCAAACTAACAGAGGATTATGCGCTTTGGGTCGAGTTAGCTGCAAGGGGGTATGGCTTCGGAAATATTCCTGATTTTTTGATTAGGTATCGATTCGAAGACTCCGTACTTAAACGTCGTAAAGGGCTGGCTAAAGCAAATTCAGAGTTTTTAGCTAGATTAGATGCGATGGAAAAGCTAGATTGCCGAACAGTTAGAAATGTATTTTTTGCGTTTGGAATATGGGGGTTACGGTTGCTTCCGACAGGTGTTGCACGTATCGCTTATCAAATTTTGAGGTAA
- a CDS encoding N-acetylneuraminate synthase family protein, translating into MKITNSFDLKNNSTPYIIAELGSNHNGNMELAKKLIIEAKEAGANCVKFQSWSKDSIFAKKKYEDNYFIADDYRDRTDFTLEEIVEEYSISAQELLEMKKFADEVGIDCSSTPFNQAEADFLVDELQSPFIKVASMDLNNLPFLEYLARKNLPMIISTGLSELHEIDKAVRTIEGAGNNNICILHCVSTYPPVDSDVNLNNIITLAKAYPDYPIGFSDHTIGTEIPLASVALGVALIEKHFTLDKNMEGWDHKVSATKDELAIIVNGASRITEALGDYRIRATESDEKKAEFRRSIVLTRSFKAGEVITRNDIDYKRPGVGIKPELSEFIIGLSVNKDLEVDHILMKSDLT; encoded by the coding sequence ATGAAAATTACAAATAGTTTTGATTTAAAAAATAATTCAACACCCTATATTATAGCCGAATTAGGATCAAATCATAATGGAAATATGGAACTAGCTAAGAAATTAATTATCGAAGCGAAGGAAGCTGGTGCTAACTGTGTGAAATTTCAAAGTTGGTCAAAAGATTCAATCTTTGCAAAGAAGAAATATGAAGACAACTATTTTATAGCTGATGACTATCGAGATAGAACGGACTTTACTTTGGAGGAGATTGTCGAAGAATATTCAATTTCTGCTCAAGAGCTTTTAGAGATGAAAAAATTTGCCGATGAAGTCGGTATCGATTGCTCTTCAACTCCCTTTAACCAAGCCGAAGCAGACTTCCTAGTTGATGAGTTGCAATCTCCATTTATAAAAGTTGCATCGATGGATTTGAATAATCTTCCTTTTTTAGAATATTTGGCTAGAAAAAACTTGCCAATGATTATTTCTACGGGTCTTAGCGAACTACATGAGATAGATAAAGCAGTTAGAACAATTGAAGGTGCGGGAAACAATAACATTTGTATTCTACATTGTGTGTCGACGTATCCGCCTGTAGATAGTGATGTTAACTTAAACAATATTATAACCCTAGCTAAAGCTTACCCCGATTATCCAATTGGATTTTCTGACCACACTATAGGCACCGAAATTCCCTTAGCGTCAGTCGCACTTGGAGTTGCACTGATAGAAAAGCATTTTACTTTAGATAAAAACATGGAGGGCTGGGACCATAAAGTTTCAGCTACCAAGGATGAGTTAGCTATTATCGTTAATGGGGCTAGTCGAATTACAGAAGCATTAGGTGATTATCGAATAAGAGCCACTGAATCGGATGAAAAGAAAGCTGAGTTCAGACGAAGCATTGTTTTAACTCGTAGTTTCAAAGCAGGTGAAGTGATTACTCGTAATGATATAGACTATAAACGTCCCGGTGTCGGAATCAAACCGGAACTCTCTGAGTTTATCATTGGATTATCCGTAAATAAGGATTTAGAAGTAGATCATATATTAATGAAGAGTGACTTGACGTAA
- a CDS encoding cytidylyltransferase domain-containing protein, with protein MLAIIPARGGSKGLPKKNIKPLLGKPLIAHTIEQALKSHSISKVVVSTDDRNIYEAGLTYGAEDTFLRPSALATDDAHAIDNYLYTLNRLEREFHYDVSNFIVLQPTSPLRDSHDIDSAIELFFRKKADSVVSYTEEDHPISWHKYIKEDGSFENLFSENIANRQNNQSTYYPNGAIFVFKRELIEKREYYSSNSFAYVMDRKSSVDIDSIDDFEYAEYLMRKRSE; from the coding sequence ATGCTCGCTATAATCCCGGCTAGAGGAGGTTCTAAAGGCCTCCCTAAGAAAAATATTAAGCCATTACTTGGTAAACCATTAATTGCTCATACTATCGAGCAGGCGCTTAAGTCTCATAGTATAAGTAAAGTAGTTGTATCAACGGATGATCGAAATATCTACGAAGCAGGATTAACATATGGTGCGGAGGATACGTTTCTTAGGCCTAGTGCACTAGCAACAGATGACGCACATGCAATCGATAATTATTTGTATACGCTTAATCGTTTAGAGCGAGAATTTCATTATGATGTAAGTAATTTTATTGTACTTCAACCAACTTCTCCCTTACGTGATAGTCATGATATTGACTCTGCCATAGAACTTTTTTTCCGAAAAAAGGCGGATTCTGTAGTTAGTTATACAGAAGAAGATCACCCTATATCATGGCATAAATATATAAAGGAAGATGGTTCATTTGAAAACTTATTTTCTGAGAATATAGCTAATAGGCAGAATAACCAGAGTACTTATTATCCAAATGGGGCTATTTTCGTATTTAAACGCGAACTGATAGAGAAGAGAGAATATTACTCAAGTAATTCATTTGCTTATGTCATGGATAGAAAAAGCTCGGTTGATATTGATTCAATTGATGACTTCGAATACGCAGAATATTTAATGAGGAAACGAAGTGAGTAA
- a CDS encoding LegC family aminotransferase — MNTKLIDFIKQLYGTNEFIPLHAPTFSGNEKKYVAETIDSTFVSSVGEFVTRFENDIAVFTGTAKAVATVNGTAALHTALYMSGVKRGDLVITQSLTFVATCNALYHMGAEPVFVDVSRTSLGLCPIALEEYLENNASLNFDGVCVYTNTKQVIRAVMPMHTFGHPVELDEILSVCKKWNLTLIEDAAESLGSYYKSAHTGTVGDFGALSFNGNKVITTGGGGMVLCKSVESGERTKHVTTTAKVPHPYEFYHDEPGFNYRMPNLNAALGCAQMESLVKFLASKRELAMKYKSFFEDTEFQFVDEPEYGSSNFWLNAVICTDRHSRDELIKTTNQSGIMTRPIWQLMHTLPMYNESKRGDLTNSEFIGQRLVNLPSSPLG, encoded by the coding sequence ATGAATACTAAGTTAATTGATTTTATCAAACAACTATATGGGACCAACGAGTTTATTCCACTTCATGCTCCAACTTTTTCTGGAAATGAAAAAAAATATGTTGCTGAAACTATAGATAGCACCTTTGTTTCGAGTGTTGGTGAATTCGTGACTCGGTTTGAGAACGATATTGCCGTTTTTACAGGTACCGCTAAAGCAGTAGCTACAGTTAACGGTACGGCGGCATTACATACAGCACTGTATATGAGCGGCGTAAAGCGGGGCGATTTGGTTATAACGCAATCACTTACTTTCGTCGCGACCTGCAACGCACTTTATCATATGGGAGCTGAGCCTGTCTTCGTTGATGTTTCTAGAACTAGCTTAGGGCTATGCCCTATCGCATTAGAAGAGTATCTTGAAAATAATGCTAGTTTGAATTTCGACGGTGTTTGCGTATACACGAATACAAAACAAGTTATACGAGCAGTCATGCCAATGCACACATTTGGGCATCCAGTAGAGTTAGATGAGATCTTAAGCGTTTGTAAAAAGTGGAACTTAACTTTAATTGAAGATGCTGCTGAGAGTTTAGGTTCATACTATAAAAGTGCTCATACAGGCACGGTTGGTGATTTTGGCGCACTAAGTTTTAATGGAAATAAAGTTATCACCACTGGTGGTGGAGGGATGGTTCTCTGCAAATCAGTTGAATCAGGAGAACGTACGAAGCACGTAACAACGACTGCTAAAGTACCTCATCCGTATGAATTTTATCACGACGAGCCTGGCTTCAACTATCGAATGCCCAATTTGAATGCAGCTCTTGGCTGCGCGCAAATGGAATCACTAGTAAAATTTCTTGCTTCTAAACGTGAATTAGCAATGAAATATAAATCTTTCTTTGAGGATACTGAGTTTCAATTTGTAGATGAGCCCGAGTATGGCAGTTCAAACTTTTGGTTGAATGCAGTTATTTGTACAGATAGGCATTCCCGTGATGAGTTAATTAAGACTACAAATCAGTCCGGAATAATGACGAGACCTATATGGCAGCTTATGCACACGCTACCAATGTACAATGAATCTAAGAGAGGTGATTTAACCAATTCAGAATTTATTGGTCAGCGCTTGGTAAACTTACCAAGCTCGCCCTTGGGGTAG
- a CDS encoding nucleotidyltransferase family protein produces the protein MSNTFVLKCDSTFEMAVEAIDKGGLGFIAVVNPEMLLVGILTDGDIRRAFLKKSFDLNSIINKNPEVMNYRSSKESIISRLKTLHRRHMPLVDEKGLYKGVFSFDDIEFITRDNEVVIMAGGLGSRLGELTKSTPKPMLEVGNQPMLQHLVELFREQGFCKFIFCVNYKKDVIQSYFKDGGDFGVKISYVEEEVRMGTAGALSLINQDFNAPFFVINADILTNLDFVSLLNFHEKMDAPATMCVRQYQIQIPYGVISNKGGHLKSIDEKPNFTFDVNAGIYLLSPNVTKFIPKNKFYDMPSLFERLMLEGLTPATFEVNDYWIDIGKREDLLQANADMQHLK, from the coding sequence GTGAGTAATACTTTTGTTCTTAAATGTGACAGTACATTTGAAATGGCAGTCGAGGCGATTGATAAAGGTGGTTTGGGTTTTATTGCAGTAGTTAACCCGGAGATGTTGCTAGTTGGAATTTTGACTGACGGCGATATACGTCGAGCTTTCTTAAAGAAAAGTTTCGACCTAAACAGTATCATTAACAAGAACCCGGAGGTCATGAATTATAGATCTTCAAAGGAAAGTATAATTTCACGATTAAAAACACTTCATCGTAGACACATGCCACTGGTCGATGAAAAAGGCTTGTATAAAGGGGTTTTTTCTTTTGATGATATAGAGTTTATTACGAGAGATAATGAAGTTGTTATAATGGCAGGGGGACTCGGAAGTAGACTAGGTGAGCTTACAAAAAGCACACCTAAACCTATGCTTGAAGTGGGCAATCAGCCGATGCTACAGCATCTAGTAGAGCTATTTAGAGAACAAGGTTTCTGTAAATTCATATTTTGTGTAAATTATAAAAAAGACGTTATTCAAAGCTACTTTAAAGATGGTGGTGATTTTGGTGTAAAAATTTCTTATGTAGAAGAAGAAGTCCGCATGGGAACAGCTGGTGCTTTAAGCCTAATTAATCAAGATTTTAATGCACCTTTTTTCGTCATCAATGCCGACATTTTAACAAATTTGGATTTTGTATCTTTACTGAATTTTCATGAGAAGATGGACGCTCCAGCGACAATGTGCGTTCGACAGTACCAAATCCAGATTCCTTACGGTGTTATTAGCAATAAAGGAGGGCATCTAAAATCAATTGATGAAAAACCTAATTTTACTTTTGATGTTAATGCAGGTATTTACTTATTAAGCCCCAACGTTACAAAATTTATTCCTAAGAACAAATTTTACGACATGCCTTCACTATTTGAGAGATTAATGTTAGAGGGATTGACCCCAGCGACTTTTGAAGTGAATGACTATTGGATCGATATTGGTAAGAGGGAAGACTTACTTCAAGCTAACGCCGATATGCAGCATTTAAAATAG
- a CDS encoding glycosyltransferase: MKSETAFLTTIFPTDENYIFEYFSSLANQTFKNFDLILVNDGFRELDKIRRIFPSLAIYELKSAGNIAKNREIMISHARKANYKFAIFGDCDDYFSDNRIEVTLSKLKSNDVVFNQIIPFGQNIDEAEDYFGDRLFEGESIAADDILDKNILGFSNTGINLSCLDDFTVDFPNNLVAVDWYFFSLLLGRGKTACYTKFCTTFYRQYSENTIGFKTIDSEELRHIIKVKIVHFTTLLSDDSRYRKCLEDIKLLEKFILTNESSYLKQVNQITNPLWWELINLTEFKNENYK; the protein is encoded by the coding sequence ATGAAGAGTGAAACAGCCTTTCTTACAACTATTTTTCCTACTGATGAAAATTATATCTTTGAGTATTTTTCATCTCTGGCTAATCAGACATTTAAGAATTTTGATCTTATTTTAGTAAATGATGGTTTTAGGGAGTTGGATAAAATCAGGCGTATATTCCCTAGTTTAGCTATTTATGAATTGAAGTCTGCCGGCAACATAGCTAAAAATCGGGAGATAATGATTTCACACGCGCGAAAGGCGAACTATAAATTTGCTATATTTGGTGATTGTGATGACTACTTTTCTGATAATCGAATAGAAGTTACATTATCTAAATTGAAAAGCAATGATGTTGTGTTTAACCAAATAATCCCATTTGGACAGAATATCGATGAAGCTGAGGATTATTTTGGAGACCGGCTATTTGAAGGTGAGTCTATTGCCGCAGATGATATACTTGATAAAAATATACTTGGTTTTTCGAATACGGGAATAAATCTGAGTTGCCTTGATGATTTTACTGTCGACTTTCCCAATAATTTGGTAGCAGTGGATTGGTATTTCTTTTCTTTACTATTAGGACGAGGTAAAACAGCTTGTTATACCAAATTTTGTACGACGTTTTATAGGCAATACTCGGAAAATACTATTGGCTTTAAAACCATAGATAGCGAGGAACTACGCCATATTATAAAGGTGAAAATCGTCCATTTCACAACTCTGCTTTCCGATGATTCACGGTATAGAAAATGTTTAGAGGATATTAAACTTCTAGAAAAGTTCATTCTTACAAATGAAAGTAGCTATTTGAAGCAAGTAAACCAAATAACAAACCCGCTCTGGTGGGAACTTATAAATTTGACGGAATTTAAAAATGAAAATTACAAATAG
- a CDS encoding surface carbohydrate biosynthesis protein codes for MSNFLFPIETTSRELDHKILMAILAAKKKRKVIVGDQQLIRNLSYFVKNGVFYGKHLFGKPMFSDDAYYKRLKRHEFNLVHLNEEGAVWPGNEDDWKIILEQAERPSVLESNDFVATWGQWQEKFNKNREVTKATVKCTGHPRFDLYNKKYNDYFSNETTALKKEFGDFILVNTAFSYSNNGENGVKFIFKKTLSYDAKNSEHRNYRFKRWKNQMFSIASIVELVNHLALIYPNKNIVLRPHPSENSKYYEEIFQGVNNVHVKYEGPVTPWLLACKLLIHNGCTTAIEATLAGKPVVNFSNGSTDDYDVYLANICGVTLNTNKQVTEFIDKIETVEYEAILNDQEKAHSLFENFRSIDTANNVLKLLEKADKEKHESRAVANLTIISLSLLHKLYLFSKYSYFIFTGRRGNYLDYKKRFECFDKTQIVEKVSTMSRILGCDVKVTYCSKQVFVVESN; via the coding sequence ATGTCAAACTTCTTATTTCCGATCGAAACAACGTCACGTGAGCTAGATCATAAAATTCTTATGGCTATTCTTGCAGCTAAAAAAAAACGTAAAGTCATTGTTGGTGATCAGCAACTCATTCGCAATCTTTCTTACTTTGTAAAAAATGGTGTCTTTTATGGAAAGCATCTTTTTGGAAAACCAATGTTTTCTGATGATGCCTACTATAAGCGCTTAAAGCGCCACGAATTTAACTTGGTACATCTAAATGAAGAGGGAGCTGTTTGGCCAGGAAATGAAGATGACTGGAAAATAATATTAGAACAAGCAGAGAGACCTTCAGTTTTAGAATCTAATGATTTCGTAGCTACTTGGGGGCAGTGGCAAGAAAAATTTAATAAAAATCGCGAGGTAACTAAAGCTACAGTTAAATGTACTGGGCATCCTCGTTTTGATTTATATAACAAGAAATACAATGATTATTTTTCCAACGAAACTACGGCATTAAAAAAAGAGTTTGGAGATTTCATTCTAGTCAACACAGCATTTTCTTATTCTAACAATGGTGAAAACGGCGTTAAATTTATATTTAAAAAAACATTATCTTATGATGCTAAAAACTCTGAGCATCGCAATTATAGATTCAAACGATGGAAAAATCAGATGTTTTCAATAGCATCGATTGTTGAGCTTGTTAATCATTTAGCTTTAATTTATCCAAATAAAAATATAGTGCTTCGCCCCCATCCTAGTGAGAATAGTAAATATTATGAAGAAATTTTTCAGGGTGTAAATAACGTACATGTTAAGTATGAAGGGCCCGTAACTCCTTGGTTGTTGGCGTGCAAGCTATTAATCCATAATGGGTGTACGACGGCCATAGAAGCGACTTTAGCCGGAAAGCCTGTAGTCAACTTTTCCAATGGAAGTACAGACGATTACGATGTATATCTTGCTAATATATGCGGTGTTACTTTGAATACGAATAAGCAAGTAACAGAGTTTATAGATAAAATTGAAACTGTTGAATATGAAGCTATTTTAAATGATCAAGAGAAAGCGCATTCACTTTTCGAAAATTTCCGAAGCATTGATACAGCGAACAATGTATTGAAGTTACTTGAAAAGGCAGACAAAGAAAAACATGAATCACGTGCAGTAGCAAATTTAACAATAATTAGCCTGTCGTTATTGCACAAGCTTTACTTATTCTCTAAATATTCCTATTTTATTTTCACGGGGCGCCGAGGAAATTATTTAGATTATAAAAAACGTTTTGAGTGCTTTGATAAAACCCAAATCGTCGAGAAGGTTTCCACGATGTCAAGGATACTAGGTTGCGACGTTAAAGTTACTTACTGTAGCAAGCAGGTGTTTGTTGTAGAAAGCAACTGA
- a CDS encoding lipopolysaccharide biosynthesis protein: MKLSLVSNLIKKVTNGNKMHAVLLSNSAITFFFKLVSSVISFFLLALITKSLGAELSGYYFLFIATLLFLNSISSLGMNNILVKLIAVNLDYSKQSSIFFVLLKYILISSFLVSVVLILYKLILGFSFFSGGRISEYLVLLAIVLPAYSLKLLFSSYYQAKNRVFLSMFSFGLGYQCLLFLLLVVLEPTSVRDVLLLFVLSVYIILIFIFFIFLRDSHLVKVNQGFRETFTMSFPLLVSQVVSQMSIFVVQFILAEYSSPTDLSYFSVCQRISILLSFLVIAINRVISPMFAKVCDKKSTEELQSLIIFSNRLLFMFSFPLFTLIIVFGENILELFGPQFIDAYPTLLVILSAQFLASLIGTMNFLLQMSGHQKQFSLSVIYCSLFSFLLAIILIPNFGLSGAALTTFVSLTSVSLVSCFVVLRKLKVNPFKIY, encoded by the coding sequence GTGAAACTTTCATTAGTTTCAAATTTAATTAAAAAAGTAACTAATGGAAATAAGATGCATGCAGTGCTTCTTTCTAATAGTGCAATTACTTTTTTTTTCAAATTAGTATCATCGGTCATAAGTTTTTTTTTACTAGCTCTTATAACAAAAAGCTTAGGTGCAGAACTTTCAGGGTATTACTTTTTATTTATCGCTACTCTTTTGTTTCTTAATTCGATATCTTCGCTTGGAATGAATAATATTCTGGTAAAGCTAATTGCTGTTAATCTCGATTATTCAAAGCAGAGCTCAATCTTTTTCGTTTTATTAAAATATATTCTGATTTCGTCGTTTTTAGTGTCAGTTGTTTTAATATTGTATAAGCTCATCTTAGGTTTTAGTTTTTTTAGTGGTGGGAGAATTAGTGAATACTTGGTACTCCTTGCTATTGTTCTGCCTGCATACTCTCTAAAGTTGCTTTTTTCATCATATTATCAAGCCAAAAATAGAGTGTTTTTGTCTATGTTCTCTTTTGGTTTAGGGTATCAATGTTTACTCTTTTTACTTCTTGTAGTTCTTGAACCCACAAGTGTAAGAGACGTATTGTTACTTTTTGTGTTATCAGTATATATAATTCTTATTTTTATTTTTTTTATTTTTCTACGTGACTCTCATTTAGTCAAAGTAAACCAAGGATTTCGCGAAACGTTTACGATGTCCTTCCCTCTTCTCGTTTCGCAGGTTGTAAGCCAGATGTCTATATTTGTCGTTCAATTCATTTTAGCTGAATATTCTAGCCCAACTGATTTAAGCTATTTTTCGGTATGCCAAAGGATTTCTATACTGTTAAGTTTTCTTGTAATAGCAATTAATCGTGTTATCTCACCTATGTTCGCTAAAGTTTGTGATAAAAAAAGCACCGAAGAATTGCAAAGCTTAATTATTTTTTCAAATCGTTTACTTTTTATGTTTTCTTTTCCTTTATTTACTTTAATTATTGTTTTTGGTGAAAATATACTAGAGCTTTTCGGTCCTCAGTTTATTGATGCGTATCCCACGCTTTTAGTCATATTGTCCGCACAGTTCTTAGCTTCTTTAATAGGTACAATGAATTTTTTATTGCAAATGAGTGGGCATCAGAAACAATTTTCGTTGTCTGTAATATATTGTTCATTATTTAGTTTTCTCTTAGCTATAATTTTGATACCTAACTTTGGCTTATCGGGGGCAGCTTTGACTACGTTTGTTTCATTAACATCTGTTAGTTTAGTTTCCTGTTTTGTTGTGCTTAGAAAGCTTAAGGTTAACCCGTTTAAGATTTATTAA